From the Candidatus Methylomirabilota bacterium genome, one window contains:
- a CDS encoding TAXI family TRAP transporter solute-binding subunit — MLKRLGLVVMTLALVAALAGSATAQQSLTWTAGAVGGGWYTISGGMAELLREKAGLNVKVIPGGGTQNPLLVEKGDAELGMGLPPLLGAAYRGEDPYPGQKMEKLRALAGNMSLNTFHFYVAADSPFAKMTMEEIFKTKKPMRLAISKPGSSDVWVFEKIMEFYGYCQPGKSADCYKTWEAAGTKFFRGSYSEQAGAFKDRNVDGTFTFLALPGASITEASVGRELKILAFPKPLLEYLGKFGMGEGVIPPGTYPKAVNGNEPVVSATMGTTITVSSAMSNDLAYKITKALNDNADRVRKIHGSLADYDPSKGYLFLGVALHPGAEKYYREKGWLK, encoded by the coding sequence ATGCTGAAGCGTTTGGGGCTCGTGGTGATGACTCTGGCCCTCGTGGCCGCGCTGGCCGGTAGCGCGACCGCCCAGCAGTCGCTGACCTGGACCGCGGGGGCGGTGGGCGGCGGCTGGTACACGATCTCGGGCGGCATGGCCGAGCTGCTGCGCGAGAAGGCCGGGCTCAACGTCAAGGTGATCCCGGGCGGCGGCACCCAGAATCCTCTGCTGGTGGAGAAAGGCGACGCCGAGCTCGGCATGGGGCTGCCGCCGCTGCTGGGCGCGGCCTACCGCGGCGAGGATCCGTATCCCGGCCAGAAGATGGAGAAGCTGCGCGCGCTCGCCGGCAACATGAGCCTGAACACCTTCCATTTCTACGTCGCGGCCGACTCGCCGTTCGCCAAGATGACCATGGAGGAGATCTTCAAGACCAAGAAGCCGATGCGCCTGGCCATCTCCAAGCCCGGCTCCTCCGACGTCTGGGTCTTCGAGAAGATCATGGAGTTCTACGGCTACTGCCAGCCCGGCAAGAGCGCGGACTGCTACAAGACCTGGGAGGCGGCCGGGACCAAGTTCTTCCGCGGCTCGTACTCGGAGCAGGCGGGCGCGTTCAAGGACCGCAACGTGGACGGGACCTTCACCTTCCTGGCGCTGCCCGGCGCCTCGATCACCGAGGCCTCGGTGGGCCGCGAGCTGAAGATCCTCGCCTTCCCGAAGCCGCTGCTGGAATACCTGGGCAAGTTCGGCATGGGCGAGGGGGTGATCCCGCCCGGCACCTATCCCAAGGCGGTCAACGGCAACGAGCCGGTGGTCTCCGCCACCATGGGCACCACCATCACGGTCTCGAGCGCGATGTCGAACGACCTGGCCTACAAGATCACCAAGGCGCTGAACGACAACGCGGACCGCGTGCGGAAGATCCACGGCAGCCTCGCCGACTACGATCCGTCGAAGGGCTATCTCTTCCTGGGCGTGGCCCTGCACCCCGGTGCGGAGAAGTACTACCGCGAGAAGGGATGGCTCAAGTAG
- a CDS encoding FAD-dependent oxidoreductase has translation MTQTADVIIVGAGIIGGSVAFHLLERDPRLRVVMLEKEALPGTGATSKATGGVRFQFSTEANVRLTQLSYRYFTHDREILGCSVDFIRHGYLFVTTSEDTLEQGRRSVGLQRGLGVPSEVLTPAQIQTHLAPLITDDLVGGTFCADDGSADPYSMLQGFLSVAKGRGLRLLTDHAVTGLVLNGERVTGVRTRRGDWSAPVVIDCAGPHADEIGAMAGVDIPSRPYRRQVMVTEPLPSLPAVFPLIVDLDTGFYVHRQGLSAVLMGGTDKDLQPGHDTTVDWGAFDAVFRAAARRVPPLAEAQVMRAYAGVRDLTPDYHGILGPAREAPGLYVACGFSGHGFMHAPAIGILMTEILLDGRAGSMDIDALSLDRFAAGRLRAEANMF, from the coding sequence GTGACCCAGACCGCCGACGTCATCATCGTCGGAGCCGGCATCATCGGCGGGTCGGTGGCGTTTCACCTGCTCGAGCGCGATCCCCGGCTGCGGGTGGTGATGCTGGAGAAGGAGGCCCTACCGGGAACCGGCGCCACCTCGAAGGCCACCGGGGGCGTGCGCTTCCAGTTCTCCACCGAGGCCAACGTGCGTCTCACGCAGCTCTCCTATCGCTACTTCACGCACGACCGCGAGATCCTCGGCTGCTCGGTGGACTTCATCCGCCATGGCTACCTCTTCGTCACGACCTCCGAGGATACCCTCGAGCAGGGGCGGCGCAGCGTGGGCCTGCAGCGCGGCCTCGGCGTGCCGAGCGAGGTGCTCACCCCGGCCCAGATCCAGACGCACCTGGCCCCGCTGATCACCGACGATCTGGTGGGTGGGACGTTCTGCGCCGACGACGGCTCGGCCGATCCGTACTCGATGCTCCAGGGCTTCCTCTCGGTCGCGAAGGGTCGGGGCCTTCGGCTGCTGACCGATCACGCGGTCACCGGCCTCGTGCTGAACGGCGAGCGCGTCACCGGCGTGCGCACGCGCCGGGGCGACTGGAGCGCGCCGGTCGTGATCGACTGCGCGGGGCCACACGCCGACGAGATCGGCGCGATGGCGGGCGTCGACATCCCGTCGCGGCCGTACCGTCGGCAGGTGATGGTCACCGAGCCACTGCCGAGCCTGCCCGCGGTCTTTCCGCTGATCGTCGACCTGGACACCGGCTTCTACGTCCACCGGCAGGGGCTGAGCGCGGTGCTGATGGGCGGGACGGACAAGGACCTCCAGCCGGGACACGACACCACGGTGGACTGGGGGGCCTTCGACGCGGTCTTCCGCGCGGCCGCGCGCCGCGTGCCGCCGCTCGCGGAGGCCCAGGTGATGCGCGCCTACGCGGGCGTGCGCGATCTCACCCCCGACTACCACGGCATCCTCGGGCCGGCGCGCGAAGCGCCCGGCCTCTACGTGGCCTGCGGATTCTCCGGCCACGGCTTCATGCACGCGCCCGCGATCGGGATCCTCATGACCGAGATCCTGCTTGACGGCCGCGCCGGCAGCATGGATATTGACGCATTGTCCCTCGACCGCTTCGCCGCGGGAAGACTGCGCGCCGAAGCCAACATGTTCTGA
- a CDS encoding aspartate/glutamate racemase family protein, translated as MRVQGGTNLYGFSVGILMLDTRFPRIPGDMGNAGTFDFPVRYHRVTGASPDRVVRQGQRELLPAFIEGARFLEREGVRAVTTNCGFLAKFQPEMAAAVAIPVFTSSLMLVPLVQRMLPPGRAVGVLTVDSTSLGSEHLAGAGISPDTPLVVAGLEGEKEFTRVLLDDLLSLDVEAARQEHLTVARRMVARNPEVGAIVLECTNMPPYRADIQAATGLPVFDITTLVRMVHESLRHGLSPRPE; from the coding sequence ATGCGAGTGCAGGGCGGCACCAACCTCTACGGCTTCTCGGTCGGCATCCTCATGCTCGACACCCGCTTCCCGCGGATCCCGGGGGACATGGGCAACGCGGGCACGTTCGACTTCCCGGTGCGCTACCACCGCGTGACCGGCGCCTCGCCCGATCGGGTGGTGCGCCAGGGCCAGCGCGAGCTGCTGCCCGCCTTCATCGAGGGCGCGCGCTTCCTCGAGCGCGAGGGCGTGCGGGCGGTGACGACCAACTGCGGTTTTCTGGCCAAGTTCCAGCCCGAGATGGCGGCGGCGGTGGCGATCCCGGTGTTCACGTCGAGCCTGATGCTGGTGCCGCTGGTGCAGCGCATGCTGCCCCCCGGCCGCGCGGTCGGCGTGCTCACCGTCGACTCCACGTCGCTCGGGAGCGAGCACCTGGCGGGCGCGGGCATATCCCCGGACACGCCGCTGGTCGTCGCGGGACTCGAGGGTGAGAAGGAGTTCACCCGCGTGCTGCTCGACGATCTCCTCTCACTGGACGTGGAGGCCGCGCGCCAGGAGCACCTCACGGTGGCCCGGCGGATGGTCGCCCGGAACCCCGAGGTCGGCGCGATCGTGCTCGAGTGCACCAACATGCCGCCCTACCGAGCCGACATCCAGGCCGCCACCGGCCTGCCCGTCTTCGACATCACCACGCTGGTCCGCATGGTGCACGAGTCGCTGCGGCACGGCTTGTCGCCGCGTCCCGAGTGA
- a CDS encoding tetratricopeptide repeat protein, with amino-acid sequence MDPDPSLAEFTAAVRRPDPEVPLARAALLIAAAEQPGLDVDGYLSHLNGLADAAEPARRAGDALSRLHRLREFLFEEMGFAGDRADYYDPRNSHLNEVLDRRVGIPITLSLVLIETGRRLGLEMEGIGLPGHFITGARIAGEHVLLDPFNRGAILTVETCGQVVNRALGRPVRLTPAHFAPVDNRHFLARMLANLKGIYWRQEAWDKVVRVIDRLLALDPTAAGERRDRGTAWSSMGRLERGVADWERYLTEFPDAGDHEQVRSQLRRVRQKLARLN; translated from the coding sequence ATGGATCCAGACCCCTCGCTGGCCGAGTTCACCGCCGCGGTCCGACGTCCCGATCCGGAGGTTCCGCTGGCCCGAGCCGCACTGCTCATCGCGGCGGCCGAGCAGCCCGGCCTCGACGTGGACGGGTACCTGAGCCACTTGAATGGGCTGGCCGACGCGGCCGAGCCCGCCCGACGCGCGGGCGACGCCCTGTCGCGCCTGCATCGGCTGCGCGAGTTCCTGTTCGAGGAGATGGGGTTCGCGGGCGACCGCGCCGACTACTACGACCCGCGCAACAGCCACCTCAACGAGGTGCTGGATCGCCGCGTCGGCATCCCCATCACGCTCTCGCTCGTGCTGATCGAGACGGGTCGGCGGCTCGGCCTCGAGATGGAGGGCATCGGGCTGCCCGGCCACTTCATCACCGGCGCGCGCATCGCGGGGGAGCACGTGCTGCTCGACCCCTTCAATCGCGGCGCGATCCTCACCGTGGAGACCTGCGGCCAGGTGGTGAATCGCGCGCTCGGCCGGCCGGTGCGTCTCACGCCGGCTCACTTCGCGCCGGTGGACAACCGCCACTTCCTCGCGCGCATGCTGGCCAATCTCAAGGGCATCTACTGGCGGCAGGAGGCGTGGGACAAGGTGGTGCGGGTCATCGACCGGCTCCTCGCGCTCGATCCCACCGCGGCGGGCGAGCGGCGCGACCGTGGCACCGCGTGGAGCAGCATGGGCCGGCTCGAGCGCGGGGTGGCCGACTGGGAGCGCTATCTCACCGAGTTCCCCGACGCGGGCGACCACGAGCAGGTGCGCAGCCAGCTTCGCCGCGTGCGCCAGAAGCTGGCCCGGCTGAACTAG
- a CDS encoding ferritin-like domain-containing protein translates to MTAEEFVARLDEANQAVLRRLEPDATLKPEVSGALTVTNLLKVALKNEIEATEIAARWLVGTSDVEVKMAFARQAGDEAKHYRMIADRLGELGFDARGFDPLAQGFGPLFNYLDALETTVERVAAGQFTREAIAVVKNRQFIEFCDRAGDAMTATLYREIIEPDERFHHQLGRSLLLKLATTPGAQEAARRAAVRTLTLAEELQGAALRTAGIHHAPGC, encoded by the coding sequence ATGACCGCCGAGGAATTCGTCGCCCGGCTCGACGAGGCCAACCAGGCGGTGCTGCGCCGGCTGGAGCCGGACGCGACGCTCAAGCCGGAGGTCTCCGGCGCGTTGACCGTGACCAATCTCCTGAAGGTCGCCCTGAAGAACGAGATCGAGGCCACCGAGATCGCGGCCCGCTGGCTGGTCGGCACGAGCGACGTCGAGGTGAAGATGGCCTTCGCGCGCCAGGCCGGCGACGAGGCCAAGCACTACCGGATGATCGCCGACCGCCTGGGCGAGCTGGGCTTCGACGCGCGCGGCTTCGATCCGCTCGCTCAGGGCTTCGGGCCCCTGTTCAACTATCTCGACGCGCTCGAGACCACCGTGGAGCGCGTGGCGGCGGGGCAGTTCACCCGGGAGGCCATCGCGGTGGTGAAGAACCGCCAGTTCATCGAGTTCTGCGATCGCGCGGGCGACGCCATGACGGCGACCCTCTACCGCGAAATCATCGAGCCCGACGAGCGCTTCCATCACCAGCTCGGCCGGTCGCTCCTCCTCAAGCTGGCGACGACACCGGGGGCGCAGGAGGCGGCGCGGCGCGCGGCGGTTCGCACGCTGACGCTCGCCGAGGAGCTGCAGGGGGCGGCGCTGCGCACCGCGGGCATCCACCACGCCCCCGGCTGTTGA
- the def gene encoding peptide deformylase, translating to MAILKVARLGHPVLRQRALPVPIGEIRAAETQRLIDDMVETMREYNGAGLAGNQVHALKQICVIEVHGNPRYPDAPAIPLTVLINPVVTPLTEEKEDGWEGCLSVPDMRGVVPRFGSVRLEARDRDGGKIEVVAKEFFARVVQHETDHLNGVVYLDRMRDFTTLTHLAEWNKYWLGAEEQDD from the coding sequence ATGGCCATCCTGAAGGTCGCCCGTCTTGGACATCCGGTGCTCCGGCAGCGCGCGCTCCCGGTGCCGATCGGCGAGATCCGCGCCGCCGAGACCCAGCGCCTGATCGACGACATGGTGGAGACCATGCGCGAGTACAACGGGGCCGGGCTCGCCGGCAACCAGGTGCACGCGCTCAAGCAGATCTGCGTGATCGAGGTGCACGGCAACCCGCGCTATCCCGACGCTCCCGCCATTCCCCTCACGGTGCTGATCAATCCGGTGGTGACCCCCCTGACCGAGGAGAAGGAAGACGGCTGGGAGGGCTGCCTCTCGGTGCCCGACATGCGGGGCGTGGTCCCGCGCTTCGGCAGCGTGCGGCTGGAGGCGCGCGACCGCGACGGCGGCAAGATCGAGGTGGTAGCCAAGGAGTTCTTCGCCCGGGTCGTCCAGCACGAGACCGATCACCTGAACGGCGTGGTCTACCTCGATCGCATGCGCGACTTCACGACCCTGACCCATCTCGCCGAGTGGAACAAGTACTGGCTCGGCGCCGAGGAGCAGGACGACTAG
- a CDS encoding TIGR03617 family F420-dependent LLM class oxidoreductase: protein MRLDIGLMTFDLPAVAEYARRAEDLGFGAIWSAETRHDPFLPLAVAASATTRIGLGTAIALAFPRSPMILAHTGWDLQKASGGRFVMGLGSQVKAHNERRFSVPWEAPGPRMREVVGALRAIWDRWQHRTPLRFEGRSYRFDLMTPFFDPGPIDHPRIPVYLAGVNPRMCRIAGEVGDGLHVHSFHSARYLRECVHPAVAEGLARGGRSRADFTFRASTMVVLGDTEEERRRNAGAVKQQIAFYASTRTYQPVLAAHGLEDLVPRLHQKSLAGDWAGMTDLISDETLDLFAVTGPFEEIGDRIRERYRGLYDRTQLYPSFQPPLDDPRWPKVLAAFERAGGAMLQSDRERREAWPS from the coding sequence GTGAGGCTCGACATCGGATTGATGACGTTCGACCTGCCGGCCGTGGCCGAGTACGCGCGCCGCGCCGAGGACCTGGGCTTCGGCGCGATCTGGTCGGCCGAGACGCGGCACGACCCGTTTCTGCCGCTGGCGGTCGCGGCCAGCGCAACCACACGGATCGGCCTCGGCACCGCCATCGCGCTGGCGTTTCCGCGCAGCCCGATGATCCTGGCTCACACCGGCTGGGACCTGCAGAAGGCTTCGGGCGGCCGCTTCGTCATGGGTCTCGGCTCTCAGGTGAAGGCGCACAACGAGCGGCGCTTCTCGGTCCCGTGGGAGGCACCGGGCCCGCGCATGCGTGAGGTCGTGGGAGCCCTGCGGGCTATCTGGGATCGCTGGCAGCATCGCACCCCACTGCGCTTCGAGGGCCGCTCCTACCGATTCGACCTCATGACGCCATTCTTCGACCCGGGGCCGATCGACCATCCACGCATCCCGGTGTACCTGGCCGGGGTGAACCCGCGGATGTGCCGCATCGCGGGCGAGGTGGGAGACGGCCTGCACGTGCACTCCTTCCACAGCGCGCGCTACCTGCGCGAGTGCGTGCACCCCGCGGTGGCCGAGGGCCTCGCGCGCGGCGGCCGCTCGCGCGCCGACTTCACCTTCCGTGCTTCCACCATGGTGGTGCTGGGCGACACGGAGGAGGAGCGGCGACGCAACGCGGGCGCGGTGAAGCAGCAGATCGCCTTCTACGCGTCCACGCGAACGTACCAACCGGTGCTGGCCGCGCACGGCCTCGAGGACCTCGTCCCCCGGCTGCACCAGAAATCGCTCGCGGGGGACTGGGCCGGCATGACCGACCTCATCTCCGACGAGACGCTGGACCTCTTCGCGGTGACCGGGCCCTTCGAGGAGATCGGCGATCGCATCCGCGAGCGCTATCGCGGCCTCTACGACCGCACCCAGCTCTACCCGTCGTTCCAGCCGCCGCTCGACGATCCCCGATGGCCGAAGGTGCTGGCCGCCTTCGAGCGCGCCGGAGGGGCTATGCTACAATCCGACCGCGAGAGGAGAGAGGCATGGCCATCCTGA
- the queG gene encoding tRNA epoxyqueuosine(34) reductase QueG: protein MTLAATTLTASVKALALELGFDLVTIGPCEPPEHGAAFRRWIEAGHAGTMGYLGRRLEERLDPRRVLPGARATVCVALNYHQGAPPDDSWTPVARYAWGRDYHDVIGPRLTRLAAHLADAAGARSRGYVDTGPVLERDLAARAGLGWIGKNTMLLHPALGSWFFIGVLLTTADLDFDERLADRCGSCRACLDACPTGAFVAPYVLDARRCISYLTIEHRGEIEPGLHAGMAGWQFGCDVCQDVCPWNRKAPVSRETEFRPREHYPEAAALASMDDEAIRQRFRGTALLRAKPSGLRRNASIYLENGT from the coding sequence ATGACGCTCGCCGCCACCACGCTCACCGCGTCGGTCAAGGCCCTGGCGCTCGAGCTGGGCTTCGACCTGGTCACGATCGGACCGTGCGAGCCGCCGGAGCACGGCGCCGCCTTCCGCCGCTGGATCGAGGCCGGGCACGCCGGCACCATGGGCTACCTCGGGCGGCGGCTGGAGGAGCGGCTGGACCCGCGGCGGGTGCTGCCGGGCGCGCGCGCCACCGTCTGCGTGGCGCTGAACTACCACCAGGGCGCGCCGCCCGATGACTCGTGGACGCCGGTGGCCCGCTACGCGTGGGGCCGCGACTACCACGACGTCATCGGCCCGCGTCTCACCCGCCTGGCCGCCCATCTCGCCGACGCCGCCGGCGCCCGCAGCCGCGGCTACGTGGACACGGGCCCCGTGCTCGAGCGCGATCTGGCCGCGCGCGCCGGCCTCGGCTGGATCGGCAAGAACACCATGCTGCTCCACCCGGCGCTCGGCTCCTGGTTCTTCATCGGCGTGCTGCTGACCACCGCCGATCTCGACTTCGACGAGCGGCTGGCCGACCGCTGCGGCTCGTGCCGGGCCTGCCTCGACGCCTGTCCAACGGGGGCCTTCGTGGCTCCCTACGTGCTGGACGCCCGGCGCTGCATCTCCTATCTCACCATCGAGCATCGCGGCGAGATCGAGCCGGGGCTCCACGCGGGAATGGCAGGCTGGCAGTTCGGCTGCGACGTCTGCCAGGACGTGTGCCCGTGGAATCGCAAGGCGCCGGTCAGCCGCGAGACCGAATTCAGACCGCGGGAGCATTACCCCGAGGCGGCCGCGCTCGCGAGCATGGACGACGAGGCCATCCGCCAGCGCTTCCGCGGCACCGCCCTGCTTCGAGCGAAGCCTTCGGGGCTGCGGCGCAACGCTTCGATCTATCTGGAGAACGGCACGTGA
- a CDS encoding methyltransferase domain-containing protein has protein sequence MPSPLTAPGVSPRFLALLAAEPLDRSRVLDVGCGSGRLTLALAPAAKWVVGLDRDAAAIAEARGHARAASLTNAEFHEADVERDAYSAWEPDLVTAHLCASDAIVERAAAALSPGHCLGMVAFHVDQWKETGRVSRFAYDEARMRDVLERHGFVVEVLEVEREVRRFSSVEEGLAAAVGLEDRWRADGRWFRYIAFLEGGGRTLTRSHLLVKARLGSRP, from the coding sequence ATGCCGAGCCCGCTGACCGCGCCCGGGGTGAGTCCTCGCTTCCTCGCGCTGCTGGCCGCCGAGCCGCTCGATCGGAGCCGGGTGCTGGACGTCGGCTGCGGCTCGGGCCGCCTGACGCTGGCGCTGGCGCCGGCCGCGAAGTGGGTGGTGGGCCTCGATCGAGACGCCGCGGCCATCGCGGAAGCGCGCGGCCACGCGCGGGCCGCCTCGCTGACGAACGCGGAATTCCACGAGGCCGACGTCGAGCGCGATGCCTACAGTGCCTGGGAACCCGACCTGGTCACCGCGCATCTCTGCGCCTCGGACGCCATCGTCGAGCGCGCCGCGGCGGCACTTTCGCCGGGCCACTGCCTGGGCATGGTCGCGTTTCACGTGGACCAGTGGAAGGAGACCGGCCGGGTCTCCCGCTTCGCCTACGACGAGGCGCGGATGCGCGACGTGCTCGAGCGCCACGGGTTCGTGGTCGAGGTGCTCGAGGTGGAGCGCGAGGTGCGGCGGTTCTCGTCGGTCGAGGAGGGACTGGCCGCGGCGGTGGGCCTCGAGGACCGCTGGCGCGCCGACGGCCGCTGGTTCCGCTACATCGCGTTCCTGGAGGGCGGGGGGCGCACACTGACGCGCAGCCACCTCCTCGTCAAGGCGCGCCTCGGCTCCCGGCCATGA
- a CDS encoding DUF6790 family protein, with translation MFWIVAFSLTVAGAVAHLLIGDSGVTVERAGRVGLLWLSVVFYGAATFLSGLQHVLVPDRIADSIGWPRGSGFQIELGWAEVGTGVAGLLGLWFGLPYVVGPCVAGAIFYLAAAVGHARDMAKGSRRPGTAGPVFYIDILAATVTVLAIFMAHPWRTAA, from the coding sequence ATGTTTTGGATCGTCGCCTTCAGTTTGACCGTGGCCGGCGCGGTCGCCCATCTCCTGATAGGTGACAGTGGTGTGACGGTCGAACGCGCGGGCCGCGTCGGCCTCTTGTGGCTCAGCGTGGTCTTCTATGGCGCAGCCACTTTCTTGTCGGGCCTGCAACATGTGCTCGTTCCTGACCGGATTGCGGACTCCATTGGATGGCCGCGCGGCAGTGGCTTCCAGATCGAACTGGGATGGGCCGAGGTTGGTACGGGCGTTGCGGGGCTCTTAGGCCTTTGGTTCGGACTCCCGTACGTCGTTGGTCCGTGTGTTGCCGGTGCGATCTTCTACCTCGCCGCCGCAGTCGGCCACGCCCGCGACATGGCGAAGGGCAGCCGACGTCCCGGCACCGCAGGGCCAGTTTTCTACATCGACATTCTGGCCGCTACTGTCACTGTTCTGGCCATCTTCATGGCGCACCCATGGAGGACAGCGGCATGA